GATAGCGGTTCGGCGATGGTCTTCCTTGAGGCGAACAGCATAAAAGGTCTAATATTACCAGAGACTTCAAAGACCGATCTGTATGACATCGAGGTGTGCTGCACCAGTGAGGAACTGGCCACAAAACTGGCAAATGCAAGCGGAATCGGCTCATCTAAATATAAAATATTAAACGAAAACGATAAAAACCGTTGACGACAGGAATTTAAGCAGATAAACTCAGTAGTAGCGTGGAGGTTTATATGACTAAAGCTGATATTGTTGAGCTGATTCACGAGCGTCTCGGACTTACAAAGAAAGACATCGCAAAAGTTGTTGATGAGCTTTTCACAGAAGTCCGTACAAAAATCCTTGAAAAAACTAATGTAAAGATCTCCGGTTTCGGTAACTTCGAAGTGAAGAAAAGAGGCCGCAGAATCGGACGTAACCCCAAAACTGGAATCGAAACTGTTATCGAACCCAGAACTGTTGTTGTTTTCCGTCCCAGCCAGATCTTCAAAGACGAGGTAAATGACTAAGCTCT
This genomic stretch from Seleniivibrio woodruffii harbors:
- a CDS encoding integration host factor subunit alpha — protein: MTKADIVELIHERLGLTKKDIAKVVDELFTEVRTKILEKTNVKISGFGNFEVKKRGRRIGRNPKTGIETVIEPRTVVVFRPSQIFKDEVND